Proteins from one Bradyrhizobium roseum genomic window:
- a CDS encoding 30S ribosomal protein S2 — MALPDFSMRQLLEAGVHFGHQSHRWNPKMADYIFGARNNIHIIDLAQTVPLLHTALKAVSDTVAKGGRILFVGTKRQAQDGVADAAKRSAQYFVNSRWLGGTLTNWKTISGSIKRLRHLDEVLAGGEANSYTKKERLTLQRERDKLDRSLGGIKDMGGLPDMIFVIDTNKEDIAIQEAQRLNIPVAAIVDTNSDPKGITYVVPGNDDAGRAISLYCDLIARAAIDGISRAQGDHGIDIGASAQPAREEIPAAPQPTGFQGLAGPRGTADNLKKLTGVSGAIEKKLNDLGIFHYWQLAELDHDTAHKIGEEVGLPSRADAWVAQAKTLTAEAE; from the coding sequence ATGGCGCTACCCGATTTTTCCATGCGTCAGCTCTTGGAAGCTGGCGTGCACTTTGGCCACCAATCGCACCGCTGGAATCCGAAGATGGCGGATTACATCTTCGGTGCCCGCAACAACATCCACATCATCGACCTCGCGCAGACCGTGCCGTTGTTGCACACCGCGCTGAAGGCGGTCAGTGACACCGTCGCCAAGGGTGGCCGTATCCTGTTCGTCGGCACCAAGCGCCAGGCGCAGGACGGCGTCGCCGATGCAGCGAAGCGTTCGGCGCAGTATTTCGTCAATTCGCGCTGGCTCGGCGGCACGCTGACCAACTGGAAGACGATTTCCGGCTCGATCAAGCGCCTGCGTCATCTCGACGAGGTGCTGGCGGGCGGCGAGGCCAACTCCTACACCAAGAAGGAGCGGCTGACGCTGCAGCGCGAGCGCGACAAGCTCGACCGTTCGCTGGGCGGCATCAAGGACATGGGCGGTCTTCCCGACATGATCTTCGTGATCGACACCAACAAGGAAGACATCGCGATCCAGGAAGCGCAGCGGCTCAACATTCCCGTCGCCGCGATCGTCGATACCAATTCCGACCCCAAGGGCATCACCTATGTGGTGCCGGGCAATGACGACGCCGGTCGCGCGATTTCGCTGTATTGCGACCTGATTGCGCGCGCCGCCATCGACGGCATCTCGCGCGCGCAGGGCGATCACGGCATCGATATCGGCGCCTCCGCCCAGCCGGCCCGCGAAGAGATTCCGGCGGCACCGCAGCCGACCGGCTTCCAGGGTCTGGCCGGTCCGCGCGGCACCGCCGACAACCTCAAGAAGCTCACCGGCGTGTCGGGGGCGATCGAGAAGAAGCTCAACGACCTCGGCATCTTCCATTACTGGCAGCTCGCCGAACTCGACCACGATACCGCGCACAAGATCGGCGAAGAGGTCGGTCTTCCGAGCCGCGCCGATGCCTGGGTTGCCCAGGCCAAGACGCTGACCGCGGAAGCGGAATAA
- the tsf gene encoding translation elongation factor Ts, whose translation MATISAAMVKELRESTGAGMMDCKAALTETNGDMQEAQDWLRKKGLSKAAKKAGRVAAEGLIGALTSGTKGVVVEVNSETDFVARNEQFQGLVKMIAQVSLRVGSDVEAIKAAKVGDFTVETAISDAIATIGENMSLRRAASLEVTTGVVSSYVHGAVIEGAGKMGVLVALESTGKTDELGQLGRQLAMHVAATNPQALDPSGLDPETVKREKDVLADKYRQQGKPENVIEKIVESGLKTYYKEVCLLEQAFIHDEKGKSVAQAVKEAEGRIGAPVKITGFVRYALGEGIEKQESDFAAEVAAASGQKKPPGDAETVA comes from the coding sequence ATGGCAACGATCTCTGCGGCGATGGTCAAGGAATTGCGCGAGTCGACCGGCGCAGGCATGATGGACTGCAAGGCAGCGCTGACCGAAACCAATGGCGACATGCAGGAAGCGCAGGATTGGCTCCGCAAGAAGGGCCTGTCGAAGGCCGCCAAGAAGGCCGGCCGGGTCGCCGCCGAAGGCCTGATCGGCGCGCTGACGTCAGGCACCAAGGGCGTCGTGGTCGAAGTCAACTCTGAAACCGATTTCGTGGCGCGCAACGAGCAGTTCCAGGGCCTGGTCAAGATGATCGCCCAGGTCTCGCTGCGCGTCGGCAGCGACGTGGAAGCGATCAAGGCGGCCAAGGTCGGTGACTTCACCGTAGAGACCGCGATTTCGGATGCGATTGCGACCATCGGCGAGAACATGTCGCTGCGCCGCGCGGCTTCGCTCGAAGTGACCACGGGCGTGGTGTCGAGCTACGTCCATGGCGCGGTAATCGAAGGCGCCGGCAAGATGGGCGTGCTGGTCGCGCTGGAATCCACCGGCAAGACCGATGAGCTCGGCCAGCTTGGCCGTCAGCTCGCGATGCATGTGGCCGCGACCAATCCGCAGGCGCTGGACCCTTCCGGTCTCGATCCGGAGACCGTGAAGCGCGAAAAGGACGTGCTGGCCGACAAGTACCGTCAGCAGGGCAAGCCGGAGAACGTGATCGAGAAGATCGTCGAGTCCGGCCTGAAGACCTATTACAAGGAAGTCTGCCTGCTCGAGCAGGCCTTCATCCACGACGAAAAGGGCAAGTCGGTCGCCCAGGCGGTGAAGGAAGCCGAAGGCAGGATCGGCGCGCCGGTGAAGATCACCGGGTTTGTGCGCTATGCTCTCGGTGAGGGAATCGAAAAGCAGGAATCCGATTTCGCAGCCGAGGTCGCGGCGGCCAGCGGGCAGAAGAAGCCGCCGGGAGATGCTGAAACGGTCGCGTAA
- the pyrH gene encoding UMP kinase, which yields MAEPVYRRVVIKLSGEYLAGSHSFGIDQPTIDRIADDLIAAQKLGVEVAVVIGGGNIVRGVEVSSRGVSRPTGDTMGMLATMMNCLALEAAIERKGTPARTLSAFVMPEISELFTRSAAHKYLSEGRIVLLGGGTGNPFFTTDTTAVLRAAEIGAQAVLKATNVDGVYSADPKKDPSAKRFDRLTHSQALAGDYKVMDATAFALARETSLPIIVFSIAEPGSIGAILRGTGHGTVVAG from the coding sequence ATGGCTGAGCCGGTCTATCGTCGCGTCGTGATCAAACTCTCGGGCGAGTATCTCGCCGGCAGCCACTCCTTCGGTATCGACCAGCCCACCATCGACCGCATCGCCGACGATTTGATCGCGGCCCAGAAGCTCGGCGTCGAAGTGGCCGTCGTGATCGGCGGCGGCAACATCGTCCGTGGCGTGGAAGTCTCCTCGCGCGGCGTGTCGCGCCCGACCGGCGACACCATGGGCATGCTCGCCACCATGATGAACTGCCTGGCGCTGGAGGCCGCGATCGAGCGCAAGGGTACGCCGGCGCGGACCCTGTCGGCGTTCGTGATGCCCGAGATTTCCGAGCTGTTTACCCGCAGTGCAGCGCACAAATACCTGTCCGAAGGGCGAATCGTGCTGCTCGGTGGCGGAACCGGCAATCCGTTCTTCACCACCGACACGACAGCGGTGTTGCGGGCGGCCGAGATCGGGGCGCAGGCCGTGCTCAAGGCCACCAATGTCGACGGCGTTTACAGTGCCGATCCCAAAAAGGACCCGTCGGCCAAGCGCTTCGATCGGCTGACGCATTCGCAGGCGCTTGCCGGCGACTATAAGGTGATGGATGCGACCGCATTCGCGCTTGCCCGCGAGACGTCACTGCCTATCATCGTATTCTCGATCGCCGAGCCGGGTTCGATCGGCGCGATCCTGCGCGGGACCGGCCACGGCACGGTGGTTGCCGGCTGA
- the frr gene encoding ribosome recycling factor produces the protein MPTPGFDINELKRRMQGATHALKHELGGLRTGRAAASMLEPVQVEAYGSHMPLNQLATVSVPEPRLLSVQVWDKSMVKAVEKAIVDSNLGLSPATEGQVLRLRIPELNEERRKELVKVAHKYAEAAKVAVRHVRRDGLDIVKKLEKNHEISEDDQERLANEVQKATDGTIAEIDQLLAAKEKEILTV, from the coding sequence ATGCCCACGCCCGGTTTTGACATCAACGAATTGAAGCGCCGCATGCAAGGCGCCACCCACGCGCTCAAGCACGAACTGGGCGGCTTGCGGACCGGCCGCGCGGCGGCGTCCATGCTGGAGCCGGTGCAGGTCGAGGCTTACGGCTCGCACATGCCCCTCAACCAGCTCGCGACCGTCAGCGTGCCCGAGCCGCGCCTGCTCTCCGTGCAGGTGTGGGACAAGTCCATGGTGAAGGCCGTCGAGAAGGCGATCGTCGATTCCAACCTCGGCCTGTCGCCTGCGACCGAAGGGCAGGTGCTGCGCTTGCGGATTCCCGAACTCAACGAGGAACGGCGCAAGGAACTGGTGAAGGTCGCGCATAAATACGCCGAAGCCGCCAAGGTGGCCGTCCGCCATGTCCGTCGTGACGGGCTGGATATCGTCAAGAAGCTCGAGAAGAATCACGAGATTTCCGAAGACGATCAGGAGCGGCTCGCCAACGAGGTGCAAAAGGCGACCGACGGAACGATTGCGGAAATCGATCAGTTGCTTGCGGCGAAGGAAAAGGAAATCCTCACCGTTTGA
- a CDS encoding isoprenyl transferase: protein MPNAAAPATEGPDRSVPLHVAIIMDGNGRWAAARGLPRAEGHRRGVDALRRVVRAAHELGVQYLTIFSFSSENWSRPATEIGDLFGLLRRFIRNDLATLHRDGVRVRVIGERAGLEPDICTLLNEAEELTRGNTKLNLVVAFNYGSRQEIANAAQKLAREVAEGKRDPASIDADALGRYLDAPDIPDPDLIIRTSGEQRLSNFLMWQAAYSELVFVPIHWPDFDKAALESAIAEYARRERRFGGLAAKTGS from the coding sequence ATGCCGAACGCCGCCGCCCCCGCCACGGAAGGACCGGATCGATCCGTCCCGTTGCATGTGGCGATCATCATGGACGGAAACGGGCGCTGGGCCGCCGCGCGCGGCCTGCCGCGTGCCGAAGGCCACCGCCGCGGCGTTGACGCGCTGCGCCGCGTCGTTCGCGCCGCCCATGAACTCGGTGTGCAATATCTGACGATCTTCTCGTTCAGCTCGGAGAACTGGTCGCGGCCGGCGACCGAAATCGGCGATCTGTTCGGGCTATTGCGTCGGTTCATCCGCAACGATCTGGCGACGCTGCATCGCGACGGCGTGCGCGTGCGCGTGATCGGGGAGCGGGCAGGGCTCGAGCCCGATATCTGCACGCTGTTGAACGAAGCCGAGGAACTGACCCGCGGCAACACGAAGCTCAATCTTGTCGTGGCCTTCAACTACGGATCGCGCCAGGAAATCGCCAACGCCGCGCAAAAGCTGGCGCGCGAAGTGGCCGAGGGCAAGCGCGATCCGGCGTCGATCGACGCCGATGCGCTCGGCCGCTATCTCGATGCGCCCGACATTCCCGATCCCGACCTGATCATCCGCACCAGCGGCGAGCAGCGGCTATCGAACTTCTTGATGTGGCAGGCGGCCTATAGCGAACTGGTTTTCGTGCCGATCCACTGGCCGGATTTCGACAAGGCGGCGCTGGAAAGCGCGATTGCCGAATACGCCAGACGGGAACGCCGTTTCGGCGGCCTGGCCGCGAAAACCGGCTCGTGA
- a CDS encoding phosphatidate cytidylyltransferase, with translation MTEDKAAPPAGQSDSRIRESDSRNLIMRIAAAAVLIPIAVAIAYAGGWLWTSLVTLAAIGLFVEWLAVVGLAGVTRAMLPGVAALVIAGVCLASGRLDAALVVLGVGFVAVAAIVPERRNWAAAGFLYAAAAEMASVLLRLDPVKGFAALMFVLLIVWVTDSGGYFAGRGIGGPKLWPRVSPKKTWAGAVGGLAASLAVAAGFAAFDLGRIGPLLMLSGALSAVSQLGDLFESAVKRRFGVKDSSHIIPGHGGLMDRLDGFVAAVVLAAVFGFLRGGADGVGRGLMVW, from the coding sequence GTGACCGAGGACAAGGCCGCGCCGCCGGCAGGCCAATCCGATTCGCGAATTCGCGAATCCGATTCGCGCAATCTCATCATGCGTATCGCCGCGGCTGCGGTATTGATCCCGATTGCCGTCGCGATTGCCTATGCGGGTGGCTGGCTCTGGACCTCGCTGGTGACGCTGGCGGCCATCGGCCTGTTCGTGGAATGGCTCGCGGTCGTGGGGCTCGCCGGCGTGACGCGTGCGATGCTGCCCGGCGTGGCTGCGCTGGTCATCGCCGGGGTTTGTCTGGCGTCCGGCCGGCTCGATGCCGCGCTGGTCGTGCTCGGCGTCGGTTTCGTGGCGGTCGCGGCGATCGTGCCGGAGCGGCGAAACTGGGCGGCAGCGGGTTTTTTATACGCGGCGGCGGCCGAGATGGCCTCGGTGCTGTTGCGCCTCGATCCCGTCAAGGGATTCGCCGCGCTGATGTTCGTGCTGCTGATCGTATGGGTGACCGATAGCGGCGGCTATTTCGCGGGCCGTGGCATCGGCGGACCAAAACTCTGGCCCCGCGTCAGCCCGAAGAAGACCTGGGCGGGCGCGGTCGGCGGTCTGGCTGCCAGCCTCGCCGTGGCGGCAGGCTTTGCCGCCTTCGATCTGGGTCGAATCGGACCGCTATTGATGCTTTCGGGCGCGCTTTCGGCCGTCTCGCAGCTCGGCGACCTCTTTGAATCGGCCGTGAAGCGGCGTTTCGGCGTAAAGGACTCAAGTCACATTATTCCGGGCCACGGCGGGCTAATGGATCGCCTGGACGGGTTTGTCGCAGCCGTCGTTTTGGCGGCAGTTTTCGGCTTTCTCCGGGGCGGCGCGGATGGCGTCGGCCGCGGTCTTATGGTTTGGTGA
- the dxr gene encoding 1-deoxy-D-xylulose-5-phosphate reductoisomerase: MSAVPLRNNKVPMGDVRTVTVLGATGSIGDSTMDLLRGARDRYSVVALTANSNVDALAKLAKEFGAQFAAIADPARLGELKNALAGTGIECGAGESAVIEAAARPADWVMAAVSGAAGLKPALAAVDRGAAVALANKECLVCAGDFFMQRAAKAGACILPADSEHNALFQALSSGNREELVRVIITASGGPFRTWAARDIEQATLAQALKHPNWSMGQKITIDSASMMNKGLEVIEASYLFALSADEIDVLVHPQSIIHGMVEFSDRSVVAQLGAPDMRIPIAHCLGWPDRIVGPSARLDLAKIGQLTFEAPDFERFPGLRLAYESLRTGRGATTVFNAANEVAVAAFIAGQIRFGAIARLVEATLNDWIRGGNLAPLNSADDAISVDHNARNRAAVLLPQIALKAS, from the coding sequence ATGAGCGCAGTTCCATTGCGGAATAACAAGGTCCCGATGGGGGACGTACGCACCGTGACGGTGCTGGGCGCCACCGGTTCCATCGGCGACAGCACCATGGATCTGCTGCGCGGCGCGCGTGATCGCTATTCGGTCGTCGCGCTGACGGCGAATTCCAACGTCGATGCGCTGGCCAAACTGGCCAAAGAATTCGGCGCGCAGTTTGCCGCGATCGCCGATCCGGCGCGGCTCGGCGAACTGAAGAATGCGCTGGCGGGCACCGGCATCGAATGCGGCGCCGGCGAAAGCGCGGTCATCGAGGCTGCGGCGCGTCCTGCCGACTGGGTGATGGCGGCGGTGAGCGGCGCGGCTGGGCTGAAGCCCGCTTTGGCCGCGGTCGACCGCGGCGCGGCGGTGGCGCTCGCCAACAAGGAATGCCTGGTGTGCGCCGGCGATTTCTTCATGCAGCGCGCGGCCAAGGCCGGTGCCTGCATCCTGCCGGCGGATTCCGAACACAACGCGCTGTTCCAGGCGCTGTCGTCCGGCAATCGCGAGGAACTGGTGCGGGTGATCATCACCGCATCCGGCGGCCCGTTCCGCACCTGGGCCGCCAGGGACATCGAGCAGGCGACGCTGGCGCAGGCCCTCAAGCATCCGAACTGGAGCATGGGCCAGAAGATCACCATCGATTCGGCGTCGATGATGAACAAGGGCCTCGAAGTCATCGAGGCTTCCTATTTGTTCGCGCTGAGCGCCGATGAAATCGATGTGCTCGTGCATCCGCAGTCGATCATCCACGGCATGGTCGAATTCTCCGACCGCTCCGTGGTAGCGCAGCTCGGCGCCCCCGACATGCGCATCCCGATCGCGCATTGCCTCGGCTGGCCCGACCGAATCGTCGGCCCGTCGGCGCGGCTGGATCTCGCGAAAATCGGCCAATTGACCTTCGAGGCGCCGGATTTCGAGCGGTTCCCGGGCTTGCGGCTGGCCTACGAATCGCTACGTACGGGCCGTGGTGCGACGACGGTCTTCAACGCAGCCAATGAAGTGGCGGTGGCCGCGTTCATTGCCGGACAGATCAGGTTCGGGGCGATCGCGCGTCTCGTTGAAGCCACCCTCAACGACTGGATTCGCGGCGGGAACCTGGCGCCTTTGAACTCGGCCGACGACGCCATTTCCGTTGACCATAACGCGCGAAATCGAGCTGCCGTCCTATTGCCTCAAATCGCCTTAAAGGCATCCTAG
- the rseP gene encoding RIP metalloprotease RseP, whose product MTDFFLNTFNTLGHGLVGYIIPFLFVLTIVVFFHELGHFLVARWAGVKVLTFSLGFGPELAGFNDRHGTRWKISAIPLGGYVKFFGDESEASTPASAETLAHMTAEERAGSFHHKKVGARAAIVAAGPIANFILAIVIFTCLFTFFGKPSTTARVDKIEASSAAERAGFQVGDIVTAIDGKRIGSFSDMQRLVSTRAGDTLTFTVKRGDSTLELKGTPELREVKDPFGNTQRLGILGITRATSPGEVTTEKVDPATAFWLGIKETWFVIDQTLTYIGNIFTGRASADQIGGPIRIAQISGQVATLGLIPLLHLAAVLSISIGLLNLFPVPLLDGGHLMFYAAEVLRGRPLSEKSQEYGFRVGLVLVLMLMVFAFYNDFHQVPWLKGLFGKS is encoded by the coding sequence ATGACCGACTTTTTTCTAAATACTTTCAATACGTTGGGCCATGGGCTCGTCGGCTACATCATCCCCTTTTTGTTCGTCCTGACCATCGTCGTGTTCTTCCATGAGCTCGGCCATTTTCTGGTCGCCCGCTGGGCCGGCGTGAAGGTGCTGACGTTCTCGCTCGGCTTCGGACCGGAACTCGCCGGCTTCAACGACCGCCATGGCACGCGCTGGAAGATTTCCGCGATCCCGCTCGGCGGCTACGTGAAGTTCTTCGGCGACGAATCGGAAGCCTCGACGCCGGCATCGGCAGAAACGCTCGCCCACATGACCGCAGAGGAGCGGGCCGGCAGCTTCCACCACAAGAAAGTCGGCGCGCGGGCAGCCATCGTCGCCGCCGGTCCGATCGCGAATTTCATCCTGGCGATCGTCATTTTCACCTGCCTTTTCACCTTCTTCGGCAAGCCGAGCACCACGGCGCGCGTCGATAAGATCGAAGCCTCCAGCGCCGCCGAGCGGGCCGGGTTCCAGGTCGGCGATATCGTCACCGCGATCGACGGCAAGAGGATCGGCAGCTTCTCCGACATGCAGCGCCTGGTCAGCACCCGCGCCGGCGACACCCTGACCTTCACGGTCAAGCGCGGCGATTCCACGCTGGAGCTGAAGGGCACGCCGGAACTGCGTGAAGTGAAGGACCCGTTCGGCAACACGCAGCGTCTCGGCATCCTCGGCATCACCCGCGCCACCTCGCCGGGCGAAGTCACCACCGAGAAGGTCGACCCGGCCACCGCGTTCTGGTTGGGAATCAAGGAAACCTGGTTCGTCATCGACCAGACGCTGACCTATATCGGCAACATCTTTACCGGGCGGGCGAGTGCGGACCAGATCGGCGGGCCGATTCGGATCGCGCAGATTTCGGGGCAGGTTGCCACCCTTGGACTGATTCCCTTGCTGCATCTGGCAGCAGTGCTGTCCATTTCGATCGGATTGCTGAACCTGTTCCCGGTTCCCTTGCTCGATGGCGGTCACCTTATGTTCTATGCGGCCGAGGTGCTTCGGGGTCGTCCCTTGTCGGAAAAGTCGCAGGAATACGGATTCCGTGTGGGTCTGGTCCTGGTTCTGATGCTGATGGTTTTCGCTTTCTATAATGATTTCCATCAGGTGCCGTGGCTGAAGGGGTTGTTCGGCAAATCCTAG
- the bamA gene encoding outer membrane protein assembly factor BamA, protein MMLGMRVRGALLGALIMVAAPMGGVLVSGPAVAQTAASIAVEGNRRVEVETIRSYFKPGPGGRLGQAQIDDGLKALIETGLFQDVRINQVGGRLVVTVVENAVIGRIAFEGNKKVKDEQLSAEIQSKPRGTFSRPMVQSDAQRIAEIYRRSGRYDVRVTPEIIEQPNNRVDLIFTVTEGSKTGVRSIEFVGNVAYSSYRLKDVIKTRESNLLSFLGGADVYDPDRVEADRDLIRRFYLKNGYADVQVVAALTEYDPDKKGFLVTFKIEEGQQYRVANVDFQTSIATLDATSMRSFSRVTVGSVYNAEALEKSVEEMQIEASRRGYAFAVVRPRGDRNFEAHTVSIVFAIDEGPRTYIERINVRGNTRTRDYVIRREFDLSEGDAYNRALVDRAERRLKNLDFFKSVKIVTEPGSSTDRVILVVDLEEKSTGDFSVSGGYSTTDGALAEVSISERNFLGRGLYAKAAVTYGQYARGGSLSFVDPYLFDYRVALGLDLFYREQLANSYIAYGTKTLGFSPRLGFTLREDLALQLRYSIYQQEIQLPSSLANCNNNSSNSLLAFNPSPAYANLNGGVNGGTLNSGGQTATDTSGTGLWCYSDGEASLPVRRELQSGKALTSSVGYSLNYNTLDNNKNPTDGLLIDWKQDFAGVGGDVKYIKSAIDAKYYTPLVADIVGLIRLQGGMLNQFGGSELRMLDHFQMGPNLVRGFAPNGIGPRDLNPFGTRDALGGTKYWGASLELQMPFWFLPKEVGLKGSVYADAGGLFDYKGPTSWAATGEVNTPGCIKPTQATNTTNANAGTCLGLQYDNGNVVRSSVGVGIIWASPFGPLRFDYAVPLTKGQYDRVQEFKFGGGTSF, encoded by the coding sequence ATGATGTTGGGAATGCGAGTGCGGGGAGCTCTTTTGGGCGCTCTGATCATGGTTGCCGCGCCAATGGGGGGCGTGCTGGTTTCTGGGCCTGCTGTGGCGCAGACCGCGGCGTCGATCGCCGTTGAAGGCAACCGGCGTGTCGAGGTCGAGACCATCCGTTCCTATTTCAAGCCAGGCCCCGGCGGCCGGCTTGGGCAAGCCCAGATCGACGACGGCCTCAAGGCGCTGATCGAGACCGGCCTGTTCCAGGATGTGCGAATCAACCAGGTCGGTGGCCGGCTGGTCGTGACGGTGGTCGAAAACGCCGTGATCGGCCGCATCGCCTTCGAAGGTAACAAGAAGGTCAAGGACGAGCAGCTTTCGGCTGAAATCCAGTCCAAGCCGCGCGGCACGTTCTCGCGCCCGATGGTCCAGTCGGATGCCCAGCGTATCGCCGAAATCTACCGGCGCTCCGGCCGCTACGACGTGCGCGTGACCCCTGAAATCATCGAGCAGCCGAATAACCGCGTCGACCTGATCTTCACGGTTACCGAGGGCAGCAAGACCGGCGTGCGGTCGATCGAATTCGTCGGCAACGTCGCCTATTCCTCCTATCGCCTGAAGGACGTGATCAAGACCCGCGAATCCAACCTGCTGAGCTTCCTCGGCGGCGCCGACGTCTACGATCCGGACCGGGTCGAGGCTGACCGCGATCTGATTCGCCGCTTCTATCTCAAGAACGGCTATGCCGACGTGCAGGTGGTGGCCGCGCTGACCGAATACGATCCCGACAAGAAGGGCTTCCTGGTCACCTTCAAGATCGAGGAAGGGCAGCAATATCGCGTTGCCAATGTCGATTTCCAGACCTCGATCGCGACCCTCGATGCCACATCGATGCGCAGCTTCTCGCGGGTCACCGTGGGCTCGGTCTATAATGCCGAGGCGCTGGAGAAATCCGTCGAGGAAATGCAGATCGAGGCGTCGCGGCGCGGCTACGCATTCGCCGTGGTGCGCCCGCGCGGTGATCGCAATTTCGAAGCGCATACCGTTTCGATCGTGTTCGCCATCGACGAGGGTCCCCGCACCTATATCGAGCGGATCAATGTCCGCGGTAACACCCGCACCCGCGACTACGTGATTCGCCGCGAGTTCGACCTGTCCGAAGGCGACGCCTATAACCGTGCCTTGGTCGATCGCGCTGAGCGCCGCCTGAAGAACCTCGACTTCTTCAAGAGCGTGAAGATCGTGACCGAGCCCGGCTCGTCGACCGATCGCGTGATCCTGGTCGTCGATCTCGAGGAAAAGTCGACCGGCGACTTCTCGGTCTCGGGCGGTTACTCGACCACCGACGGCGCGCTGGCCGAAGTCAGCATCTCCGAGCGCAACTTCCTTGGCCGCGGCCTGTATGCGAAGGCAGCCGTGACCTACGGTCAGTATGCGCGCGGCGGTTCGCTGTCGTTCGTCGATCCGTATTTGTTCGACTATCGCGTCGCCCTCGGCCTCGACCTGTTCTATCGCGAGCAACTGGCCAACAGCTACATCGCCTACGGCACCAAGACGCTTGGCTTCAGCCCGCGACTCGGCTTCACCCTGCGGGAAGATCTGGCGCTCCAGTTGCGCTACTCGATCTATCAGCAGGAAATCCAGCTGCCGAGTTCGCTGGCGAACTGTAACAACAATTCGTCGAATTCGTTGCTCGCGTTCAATCCGTCGCCGGCGTATGCGAATCTGAACGGCGGCGTTAACGGCGGGACGCTCAACTCGGGCGGCCAGACCGCCACTGATACCTCCGGCACGGGCCTGTGGTGCTATAGCGACGGCGAAGCTTCGCTGCCGGTCCGTAGGGAGCTGCAAAGCGGCAAGGCGCTGACCTCGTCGGTCGGCTACTCGCTGAACTACAACACGCTGGACAACAACAAGAACCCGACCGACGGCTTGCTGATCGACTGGAAGCAGGACTTCGCCGGCGTCGGTGGCGATGTGAAGTACATCAAGTCGGCGATCGACGCGAAGTATTACACCCCGCTGGTTGCCGATATCGTCGGCCTGATCCGTCTGCAGGGCGGCATGCTGAACCAGTTCGGCGGCAGTGAACTGCGTATGCTCGATCACTTCCAGATGGGTCCGAACCTGGTTCGCGGTTTTGCGCCGAACGGAATCGGTCCGCGCGATCTCAATCCCTTCGGCACGCGTGACGCGCTTGGCGGCACCAAGTACTGGGGCGCTTCGCTGGAACTGCAGATGCCGTTCTGGTTCCTGCCGAAGGAAGTCGGGCTCAAGGGTTCGGTCTATGCCGACGCCGGCGGACTGTTCGATTACAAGGGGCCGACATCGTGGGCGGCGACGGGTGAGGTCAATACGCCCGGCTGCATCAAGCCGACCCAGGCGACGAACACGACGAATGCCAATGCCGGAACCTGCTTGGGACTGCAGTATGACAACGGCAACGTCGTTCGCAGTTCGGTCGGTGTCGGTATCATCTGGGCCTCGCCATTCGGTCCGCTGCGCTTCGATTACGCGGTTCCGCTTACCAAGGGCCAGTATGACCGCGTGCAGGAATTCAAGTTTGGCGGCGGCACCTCGTTCTGA